Proteins co-encoded in one Candidatus Methylomirabilota bacterium genomic window:
- a CDS encoding ABC transporter substrate-binding protein, with product MMRRPSIPALILSALLAVAGASLAVAQEKPRYGGILNWYVYGDPGRLDIHAESPLSVQQATAGVYSGLLHVDPDDPGKIAPDLAERWTASADRKTYTFHLRKGVKWHDGQPFSSADVKTTFDRVLNPSFQSPRCGSMLKPMVASVELVDPHTVQFNLKFPAAPFLPSLASAWCRIAAKHVLEKYGDLTKPEAQIGTGPFKFKRYERGNVVEWEKNKDYFIPGLPYLDGVKQFVLVGVPTQLAAAKAGRIHLWDTWPPLRKTEADELRRARGEEIEISQNSIATIALVYMHTQKPPFNNPDLRKAVSLAIDRQELVAKAFEGAGVPCALLDPKLFGDFALALEEVNKLPGCRQPKDQDIAEAKRLVEKHHPNGLDIEVAVRSVGGYVDRAQLILAQLRKIGIRGTLKTYESAAGFAVYGKGDFILIAIQDRAMVTTDPSDMFSLIYTTGAGSNWGKWSDPKVDELAERALKETSRDKRKQAYWEIQRHILTGPVSAVPVAWVEGFHFRDKRVRGYHFARTVYDNSTFMKVWLAP from the coding sequence CGCGTCCCTGGCTGTCGCCCAGGAGAAGCCCCGCTACGGCGGCATCCTCAACTGGTACGTCTACGGCGATCCGGGGCGCCTCGACATCCACGCCGAGTCTCCGCTGTCGGTGCAACAGGCGACGGCCGGCGTCTACAGCGGCCTCCTGCATGTCGACCCCGACGACCCCGGCAAGATCGCCCCCGACCTCGCCGAGCGGTGGACCGCGTCCGCCGACCGCAAGACCTACACCTTCCACCTCCGCAAGGGGGTGAAGTGGCACGACGGTCAGCCCTTCTCCTCGGCCGACGTGAAGACGACGTTCGACCGGGTCCTGAACCCGAGCTTCCAGAGCCCACGCTGCGGGTCGATGCTGAAGCCGATGGTGGCGAGCGTGGAGCTGGTCGATCCCCACACCGTGCAGTTCAACCTCAAGTTCCCGGCCGCGCCGTTCCTGCCCTCCCTGGCGTCGGCGTGGTGCCGGATCGCGGCCAAGCACGTGCTGGAGAAGTACGGCGACCTCACCAAGCCCGAGGCCCAGATCGGCACCGGCCCCTTCAAGTTCAAGCGCTACGAGCGCGGCAACGTGGTCGAGTGGGAGAAGAACAAGGACTACTTCATCCCGGGGCTGCCCTACCTGGACGGGGTCAAGCAGTTCGTCCTGGTCGGCGTGCCCACCCAGCTCGCCGCCGCCAAGGCGGGACGCATCCACCTGTGGGACACCTGGCCGCCGCTGAGAAAGACCGAGGCCGATGAGCTCCGGCGGGCCCGCGGGGAGGAGATCGAGATCAGCCAGAACTCCATCGCCACGATCGCGCTCGTCTACATGCATACGCAGAAGCCGCCCTTCAACAACCCCGACCTCAGGAAGGCGGTGAGCCTGGCCATCGACCGTCAGGAGCTGGTCGCGAAGGCCTTCGAGGGGGCCGGCGTGCCCTGCGCGCTGCTCGACCCCAAGCTGTTCGGCGACTTCGCACTCGCGCTGGAGGAGGTGAACAAGCTTCCCGGCTGCCGGCAGCCGAAGGACCAGGACATTGCGGAGGCCAAGCGGCTGGTCGAGAAGCACCACCCGAACGGCCTCGACATCGAGGTGGCCGTCCGCTCGGTGGGCGGCTACGTCGACCGCGCCCAGCTCATCCTGGCGCAGCTCCGAAAGATCGGCATTCGCGGCACGCTGAAGACCTACGAGAGCGCCGCCGGGTTCGCCGTGTACGGCAAGGGCGACTTTATCCTGATCGCGATCCAGGACCGGGCGATGGTGACCACAGACCCGTCCGACATGTTCTCGCTCATCTACACGACGGGCGCCGGCAGCAATTGGGGGAAGTGGTCCGACCCGAAGGTGGACGAGCTCGCCGAGCGGGCGCTCAAAGAGACCAGCCGCGACAAGCGCAAGCAGGCCTACTGGGAGATCCAGCGCCACATCCTCACCGGCCCCGTGTCCGCGGTTCCCGTAGCCTGGGTCGAGGGGTTCCACTTCCGGGACAAGCGCGTGCGCGGCTATCACTTCGCCCGCACCGTCTACGACAACAGCACCTTCATGAAGGTGTGGCTGGCTCCGTGA